A portion of the Rhodopseudomonas sp. BAL398 genome contains these proteins:
- a CDS encoding septal ring lytic transglycosylase RlpA family protein, translating to MGIREQDSLGRAARAVAMMGACLALANCAQSGQFSRVDPKYGVSSSPRVVGFGEPVPKGGGTYRVGKPYTVAGRVYVPKEDPNYRAEGLASWYGDDFHGRLTANGEVFDMTSLTAAHPTMPIPSYARVTNLANGKSLIVRVNDRGPYHGNRVIDVSNRAATLLEFKGKGIAHVRVEYVGRAPLEGSDDRMLVATLRTGQPAPSPSAVRVASANSFVPEFPSRGRALRGDVPTPEGRPYTLGNNAVDVASINATSEISASRSSRSAGHQLINPRAVSYQTVGLVAKPAAPMVTAAAYAPVQKDQIGDLLTGRGLY from the coding sequence ATGGGGATTCGCGAACAAGACTCGTTGGGCCGCGCGGCGCGCGCTGTCGCGATGATGGGCGCCTGTCTGGCACTCGCCAATTGCGCGCAATCGGGCCAATTCAGCCGGGTCGACCCGAAATACGGCGTCTCCAGCAGCCCGCGTGTGGTCGGATTCGGCGAGCCGGTGCCCAAGGGCGGCGGCACCTATCGGGTCGGTAAACCCTATACGGTGGCCGGGCGGGTCTATGTCCCCAAGGAAGATCCCAACTATCGCGCCGAGGGCCTGGCCTCTTGGTATGGCGACGATTTCCACGGCCGGCTGACCGCCAATGGCGAAGTGTTCGACATGACGTCGCTGACTGCGGCGCATCCGACCATGCCGATTCCGAGCTATGCCCGCGTCACCAATCTGGCTAACGGCAAGTCGCTGATCGTCCGGGTCAACGATCGCGGGCCGTATCATGGCAACCGGGTCATCGACGTCTCCAACCGCGCCGCGACTCTGCTCGAATTCAAGGGCAAGGGCATCGCCCATGTGCGGGTCGAATATGTCGGCCGCGCGCCGCTGGAGGGCTCCGACGACCGCATGCTGGTCGCGACCTTGCGCACCGGCCAGCCGGCGCCGTCGCCGTCGGCCGTGCGGGTCGCGTCGGCGAACTCGTTCGTGCCGGAATTCCCGAGCCGGGGACGGGCGCTGCGCGGCGACGTGCCGACTCCCGAAGGACGCCCCTATACGCTGGGCAATAACGCCGTGGATGTGGCCTCGATCAACGCCACTTCGGAAATCTCGGCATCGCGCAGTTCGCGATCGGCGGGTCACCAGCTGATCAATCCGCGCGCGGTGTCCTACCAGACCGTCGGCCTTGTGGCGAAGCCGGCCGCCCCGATGGTGACGGCGGCGGCTTACGCACCGGTGCAGAAGGATCAGATCGGCGACCTGCTGACCGGCCGCGGGCTGTATTAG
- a CDS encoding AI-2E family transporter, protein MTSSAQDRTAARNDLATAIAIGGIAAICFAALLYASWYFAATLFLIFAGILFGVFLSAITELVGRVIGGPQGLRLALVGVLLTGLFSGIVVLGGNTIADQAALLSTTIKSQIVNVKGFLELHGVDTSFLELGTAASTTPTSTDHSGGVQQRSNLPSAGAIASGGGAIVSQTLKLILGTVSAVGNFFIVIFLGLCFAAQPGIYRAGLIRTAPQRLRPQISAIVDDTGEMLQRWLLAQMITMFVVFAVTAIGLTIIGIPGAFILGIQAGLLAFIPTVGAILGGLIIVLAAIASGWIAVLSAFALFLGVHGLESYILTPLIQRQAIDIPPATLFATQILLGTVFGLWGLALALPLMAIAKVVINHLRPAEEPDGATA, encoded by the coding sequence GTGACCAGTTCAGCACAAGACCGGACCGCGGCTCGCAACGACCTGGCCACGGCGATCGCCATCGGCGGCATCGCCGCAATCTGCTTCGCGGCCTTGCTTTATGCCTCCTGGTATTTCGCCGCCACGCTGTTTCTGATCTTTGCCGGGATCCTGTTCGGGGTGTTCCTGAGCGCCATCACCGAACTGGTCGGCCGCGTGATCGGCGGCCCGCAGGGCTTGCGGCTGGCGCTGGTCGGCGTGCTGCTGACCGGGCTGTTTTCCGGAATCGTGGTGCTGGGAGGCAATACCATCGCCGATCAGGCCGCGCTGCTCAGCACGACGATCAAATCGCAGATCGTCAACGTCAAAGGCTTTCTCGAGCTGCACGGCGTCGACACCAGCTTCCTCGAGCTCGGGACGGCGGCATCGACGACGCCAACCTCGACCGACCATTCCGGCGGCGTTCAGCAGCGTAGCAATCTGCCGAGCGCGGGCGCGATCGCGTCGGGTGGCGGCGCTATCGTCAGCCAGACCTTGAAGCTGATCCTCGGCACCGTGAGCGCGGTGGGCAATTTCTTTATCGTGATCTTCCTGGGCCTATGTTTTGCCGCCCAACCGGGGATCTACCGCGCCGGCCTGATCCGCACCGCGCCGCAGCGGCTGCGGCCGCAGATCTCCGCCATCGTCGACGACACCGGCGAGATGCTGCAGCGCTGGCTGCTGGCGCAGATGATCACCATGTTCGTGGTGTTCGCCGTCACCGCGATTGGCCTCACCATCATCGGCATTCCGGGCGCGTTCATCCTCGGCATCCAGGCCGGTCTGCTGGCCTTCATTCCGACCGTCGGCGCCATCCTGGGCGGATTGATTATCGTGCTGGCCGCGATCGCCTCGGGCTGGATCGCGGTGCTGAGCGCCTTTGCGCTGTTTCTCGGCGTGCACGGGCTGGAAAGCTATATCCTGACCCCGCTGATCCAGCGCCAGGCGATCGATATCCCGCCGGCGACGCTGTTCGCGACCCAGATCCTGCTCGGGACCGTGTTCGGCCTATGGGGCTTGGCGCTGGCGCTGCCGCTGATGGCGATCGCCAAAGTGGTGATCAACCATCTGCGGCCGGCCGAGGAGCCCGACGGCGCCACGGCGTGA
- a CDS encoding antibiotic biosynthesis monooxygenase family protein translates to MITEIAQIDIKPGSEAEFEAAVGKARAAFGRSKGFCGFELHRGIEQPQRYRLMVKWETLENHTVDFRGSESFAEWRGLVSAFFAAPPEVEHTNTVLTSAT, encoded by the coding sequence ATGATCACCGAAATCGCCCAGATCGACATCAAGCCCGGCAGCGAAGCCGAATTCGAAGCCGCGGTCGGCAAGGCCCGCGCCGCGTTCGGCCGATCCAAGGGCTTTTGCGGATTCGAATTGCACCGCGGAATCGAACAGCCGCAACGCTACCGGTTGATGGTGAAGTGGGAGACGCTGGAAAACCACACGGTGGATTTCCGCGGATCGGAAAGTTTTGCCGAATGGCGCGGCCTGGTCAGCGCGTTCTTCGCAGCGCCGCCGGAGGTCGAACACACCAACACGGTGCTGACCTCGGCGACCTGA
- a CDS encoding ABC transporter substrate-binding protein: MRGTFLNLTAAAALAMALSVSAAAAQKKYDPGATDTEIKVGQTVPLSGPASAYATIGKAQAAYMRMINEQGGINGRKINLIQYDDAYSPPKTVEQVRKLVESDEVLLTFQIIGTAPNAAVQKYLNVKKVPQLFAATGAAKFTDPKHYPWTMGFNPSYFVEGRIYGQYILKEHPNAKVGVLYQNDDLGKDYLNGLKAGLGDKAAKMIVAETSYELSEPTIDSQILRIRDAGADLIFSAATPKQAAQAIKKIAELGWHPVHILDINASSVGAVMKPAGLEASKGVISVGYVKDPADPSMKDDPGAQRYHAFMAKYYPDGDAGSSFNVYGYITAQLLVHVLQQCGDDLTRANVMKQATHMTNVALDMLLPGISITTTPTDYRVNKQFQMARFNGEGWERFGPIIADTAKE; encoded by the coding sequence ATGAGAGGCACTTTTCTAAATCTGACGGCGGCTGCCGCCTTGGCGATGGCGCTGTCGGTTTCGGCCGCAGCTGCGCAGAAAAAATACGACCCCGGCGCCACCGACACCGAGATCAAGGTGGGGCAGACGGTGCCGCTGAGCGGACCCGCCTCGGCCTACGCCACGATCGGCAAGGCTCAGGCGGCCTATATGAGGATGATCAATGAGCAGGGCGGCATCAATGGCCGTAAGATCAACCTGATCCAGTACGACGACGCCTACAGCCCGCCGAAGACCGTCGAGCAGGTGCGCAAGCTGGTCGAGAGCGATGAGGTGCTGCTGACGTTCCAGATCATCGGCACCGCACCCAACGCCGCGGTTCAAAAATATCTCAACGTCAAGAAAGTGCCGCAGCTGTTCGCCGCCACCGGCGCCGCAAAATTCACCGACCCCAAGCACTACCCATGGACCATGGGATTCAATCCGAGCTACTTCGTCGAGGGCCGGATCTACGGCCAATATATTCTAAAGGAGCATCCGAACGCCAAGGTCGGCGTGCTCTACCAGAACGACGACCTCGGCAAGGACTATCTCAACGGTCTCAAGGCCGGCCTCGGCGACAAGGCCGCCAAGATGATCGTCGCGGAGACCTCCTACGAGCTTTCCGAGCCGACCATCGATTCACAGATCCTCAGGATCCGGGATGCCGGCGCCGACCTGATCTTCAGCGCCGCGACGCCGAAGCAGGCCGCGCAGGCGATCAAGAAGATCGCCGAACTCGGCTGGCACCCGGTGCACATCCTCGACATCAACGCCTCGTCGGTCGGCGCAGTGATGAAGCCGGCCGGGCTCGAGGCCTCCAAGGGCGTGATCAGCGTCGGCTATGTCAAGGATCCGGCCGATCCGTCGATGAAGGATGATCCCGGCGCGCAGCGCTATCATGCCTTCATGGCGAAGTACTATCCCGACGGCGATGCGGGTTCCAGCTTCAACGTCTATGGCTACATCACCGCGCAGTTGCTGGTGCATGTGCTGCAGCAATGTGGTGACGACCTCACCCGCGCCAATGTGATGAAGCAGGCTACCCATATGACCAATGTGGCGCTCGACATGCTGCTGCCGGGCATCAGCATCACCACGACGCCGACGGACTATCGCGTCAACAAGCAGTTCCAGATGGCGCGGTTCAACGGCGAGGGTTGGGAGCGGTTCGGGCCGATCATCGCCGACACCGCGAAAGAGTAG
- a CDS encoding IclR family transcriptional regulator: MSFFARASFQHPPSAELVLAQSAGDAAFATTLAKGLVVLEAFDAGSALLGNAELAARTGIPRPTVARLTHTLAELGYLRHDPELGRYRLGARALRMAHPLLAGMRFRQVARPLMQDLAQSVRGTVSIGMLDGTAAIYVETARSGDLGAHVPDIGMPIPVVLTAMGRAAAATLPAAEAVLLAQRLAADDAELWAACGDNYRAGLRQCAQRGFCSCPGEFMAAIHAVAAPLFHARGQQQAFAINCGIPAYRLRSGQLESEIGPRLRALADTIRGLVDDV, encoded by the coding sequence ATGAGCTTTTTTGCCCGCGCGTCGTTTCAGCATCCGCCCTCGGCCGAACTCGTGCTGGCGCAATCGGCCGGTGACGCGGCTTTCGCCACCACGCTGGCCAAGGGGCTGGTGGTGCTTGAGGCGTTCGATGCCGGCTCGGCGCTGCTCGGCAATGCGGAACTCGCCGCCCGCACCGGGATTCCGCGGCCGACCGTGGCGCGGCTGACGCATACGCTGGCCGAACTCGGCTATTTGCGTCACGATCCCGAGCTTGGCAGATACCGGCTCGGCGCACGGGCGCTGCGGATGGCTCACCCGTTGCTCGCCGGGATGCGGTTTCGCCAGGTTGCCCGACCGCTGATGCAGGACCTGGCGCAAAGCGTTCGCGGCACGGTGTCGATCGGCATGCTCGATGGCACCGCGGCGATCTATGTCGAGACCGCGCGATCGGGCGACCTCGGCGCGCATGTGCCCGACATCGGCATGCCGATTCCGGTGGTCCTAACCGCGATGGGGCGGGCCGCAGCGGCGACCTTGCCGGCGGCCGAGGCCGTGCTGTTGGCGCAACGCTTGGCGGCCGACGATGCCGAGTTGTGGGCGGCCTGCGGCGACAACTACCGCGCCGGCCTTCGCCAATGCGCGCAGCGCGGCTTCTGCAGCTGTCCGGGTGAGTTTATGGCGGCGATTCACGCGGTCGCCGCGCCGCTGTTTCACGCCCGAGGCCAGCAACAAGCCTTCGCCATCAATTGCGGCATCCCGGCCTACCGGCTGCGCTCCGGACAACTCGAGTCCGAGATCGGCCCGCGGCTGCGGGCCCTTGCCGACACGATCCGCGGCCTCGTCGACGACGTCTAG
- a CDS encoding sensor domain-containing diguanylate cyclase, translating to MSLDLSTLYLVATLVGALLGCLLLYFGRQERILALAWWGCAYLLGSASIALWVVLGHALGNIIALAIGFVACGMVWNAARVFHGCRPNWPGLFLGAVAWLAAIVSLPAEAATTQVTIGAVIVAIYVVLTASQLAAERRKAMRRRWLTVVVPLLHGVVLLLPILLGDLLWPHDEGFTRSAWVTAFAIELILYAVGTVFVIFMLVSERTVRAHKAAASVDPLTGMFNRRGFAEATSRMIAREAKAGRPVTVMIFDIDHFKSVNDRFGHPAGDEVLKMFSAIVTNTLRTTDLCGRIGGEEFAALLPCSIDEAVIAAERVRAAFETSGISVDDTPITTTVSIGVASAAPLTELDVLLAAADTGLYQAKRSGRNRVVAVGDELAPTAVGPTPEAPVIGASPQRVVRRIVVSGEVCP from the coding sequence ATGTCGCTTGATCTTTCGACGCTTTATCTGGTCGCGACGCTGGTGGGCGCGCTGCTTGGCTGCCTGCTGTTATATTTCGGCCGGCAGGAACGCATTTTGGCCCTGGCCTGGTGGGGCTGCGCCTATCTGCTCGGCTCGGCCTCGATCGCGCTGTGGGTCGTGCTGGGTCACGCGCTCGGCAACATCATCGCGCTGGCAATCGGTTTTGTAGCGTGCGGAATGGTGTGGAATGCAGCGCGGGTATTCCACGGCTGTCGGCCGAATTGGCCGGGGCTGTTTCTCGGCGCCGTCGCCTGGCTGGCCGCGATCGTGAGCCTGCCGGCCGAAGCGGCGACAACGCAGGTGACGATCGGCGCCGTGATCGTGGCGATCTATGTGGTACTGACGGCGAGCCAGCTTGCCGCCGAACGCCGTAAGGCGATGCGGCGGCGCTGGCTGACGGTCGTGGTTCCGCTGTTGCACGGCGTCGTGCTGTTATTGCCAATCCTGCTGGGCGACCTGCTATGGCCGCATGATGAAGGCTTCACCCGCAGCGCCTGGGTGACGGCGTTCGCGATCGAACTGATTCTCTACGCGGTCGGCACCGTGTTCGTGATCTTCATGCTGGTGTCCGAGCGCACGGTGCGGGCGCACAAGGCCGCGGCCTCGGTGGATCCCCTGACCGGCATGTTCAACCGCCGCGGTTTCGCAGAGGCGACGTCGCGGATGATCGCGCGCGAGGCCAAGGCCGGGCGCCCGGTGACGGTGATGATTTTCGACATCGACCACTTCAAATCGGTCAATGATCGGTTCGGTCATCCGGCCGGCGATGAAGTCCTCAAGATGTTCTCGGCGATCGTCACCAACACCCTGCGGACCACCGATCTGTGCGGCCGGATCGGCGGCGAGGAATTCGCGGCGTTGCTGCCGTGTTCGATCGACGAGGCGGTGATCGCGGCCGAACGCGTCCGCGCGGCGTTCGAAACCAGCGGCATCAGCGTCGACGACACGCCGATCACCACCACGGTCAGCATCGGCGTCGCCAGCGCCGCGCCCCTCACCGAACTCGACGTATTGCTGGCGGCGGCCGATACCGGGCTGTACCAGGCCAAGCGCAGCGGTCGCAACCGCGTGGTGGCGGTGGGAGATGAGCTGGCTCCGACCGCCGTCGGACCGACGCCGGAGGCTCCGGTGATAGGTGCCTCGCCGCAGCGGGTGGTTCGCCGCATCGTGGTGTCGGGCGAGGTCTGTCCGTAG
- the rpsI gene encoding 30S ribosomal protein S9 gives MSDTMQSLEELSSLKVSAPDAPKYDKKVDKLGRAYATGKRKDAVARVWIKPGAGKIMVNAREVEVYFARPVLRMMIQQPLVAAARAGQYDVICTVAGGGLSGQAGAVRHGISKALTYFEPDLRGVLKKGGFLTRDSRVVERKKYGRAKARRSFQFSKR, from the coding sequence ATGTCCGATACCATGCAGTCCCTCGAGGAACTGTCGTCGCTGAAGGTTTCCGCGCCCGACGCTCCGAAATACGACAAGAAGGTCGATAAGCTCGGCCGCGCCTATGCCACCGGCAAGCGCAAGGACGCGGTCGCCCGGGTCTGGATCAAGCCGGGCGCCGGCAAGATCATGGTCAACGCCCGCGAAGTCGAAGTCTACTTCGCCCGCCCGGTGCTGCGGATGATGATCCAGCAGCCGCTGGTCGCCGCCGCGCGTGCCGGCCAGTACGACGTGATCTGCACCGTCGCCGGTGGTGGTCTGTCGGGGCAGGCGGGCGCGGTGCGCCACGGCATCTCCAAGGCTCTGACCTATTTCGAACCCGACCTGCGCGGCGTTCTGAAGAAGGGCGGCTTCCTCACCCGCGACAGCCGCGTGGTGGAGCGCAAGAAGTACGGCCGCGCCAAGGCCCGCCGTTCGTTCCAGTTCTCCAAGCGCTAA
- the rplM gene encoding 50S ribosomal protein L13, producing MKTFSAKPAEVTKKWIVIDATGLVVGRLATLVANRLRGKHLPTYTPHVDCGDHVIIVNAAKVVLTGRKRDNKMYYNHTGFIGGIKERSAKSILEGRFPERVVEKAIERMIPRGPLGRVQFGNLRVYPGAEHPHEAQQPEPLDVAVMNRKNMRAA from the coding sequence ATGAAGACGTTTTCGGCAAAGCCCGCCGAGGTCACGAAGAAGTGGATCGTCATCGACGCCACGGGCCTCGTGGTCGGCCGGCTCGCCACGCTGGTCGCGAACCGACTGCGCGGCAAGCACCTTCCGACCTATACGCCGCATGTCGACTGCGGCGATCATGTCATCATCGTCAACGCCGCCAAGGTGGTGCTGACTGGTCGCAAGCGCGACAACAAGATGTACTACAACCACACCGGCTTCATCGGCGGCATCAAGGAACGGTCCGCGAAGTCGATCCTGGAAGGGCGCTTTCCGGAGCGCGTGGTCGAGAAGGCGATCGAGCGCATGATTCCGCGCGGGCCGCTCGGCCGCGTCCAGTTCGGCAATCTGCGCGTCTATCCCGGGGCGGAGCATCCGCACGAGGCCCAGCAGCCCGAACCACTCGACGTCGCCGTAATGAACCGCAAGAACATGAGGGCCGCATAA
- a CDS encoding PaaI family thioesterase has product MANAKMSVAELEKFLHIEFPQAFSSGDISIETADGSTSLLRQRYSEQMLRPGGTVSGPTLMALADFAMYVVLLSAIGPVGLAVTTNLNINFLRKGLPGQDVLAAARLLKLGKRLAVGEVTLLSGTSADPIAHVTSTYSIPIVG; this is encoded by the coding sequence ATGGCGAATGCGAAGATGAGCGTAGCCGAACTCGAGAAGTTTTTGCATATCGAGTTTCCTCAGGCCTTCAGCAGCGGCGACATTTCGATCGAGACCGCAGACGGTTCGACCAGCCTGCTGCGGCAGCGCTACAGCGAGCAGATGCTGCGTCCGGGCGGCACCGTGTCGGGCCCGACGCTGATGGCACTGGCGGATTTCGCTATGTATGTCGTGCTGTTGTCGGCGATCGGGCCGGTCGGACTGGCGGTCACCACCAATCTCAACATCAATTTCCTGCGCAAGGGCCTGCCCGGCCAGGACGTGCTGGCGGCGGCGCGGCTGCTCAAACTTGGCAAGCGGCTAGCGGTCGGCGAGGTGACCCTGCTGTCGGGCACGTCGGCGGACCCGATCGCGCACGTGACTTCCACCTATTCCATTCCGATCGTTGGATGA
- a CDS encoding enoyl-CoA hydratase, with product MNALPATATASQPPILLRETIEGGVAVLTLNRPAARNSLSLELIGELHAALDLIGRDDGVRALVIAANGSAFSAGHDLKELSAHRNDADRGQASFARIMTACSAMMQAIVNLPEPVIAAVQGVATAAGCQLVASCDLALASEQATFATPGVDIGLFCSTPMVALSRNVPRKHAMHMLLTGEPVSAATARDIGLINRVVPAGTERDAAIALARTIAGKSAHTVKIGKAAFYRQAEMNLADAYLYASQVMTQNMMAEDAEEGIGAFIAKRTPQWKDR from the coding sequence ATGAATGCCCTGCCCGCCACCGCGACCGCCTCGCAACCTCCGATTCTGCTGCGCGAAACCATCGAAGGTGGCGTCGCGGTGCTCACGCTCAATCGCCCGGCGGCGCGCAATAGCCTGTCGCTGGAATTGATCGGCGAGCTGCACGCCGCGCTGGACCTGATCGGACGTGACGACGGCGTGCGCGCGCTGGTGATCGCCGCCAATGGATCGGCGTTTTCGGCCGGCCACGATCTGAAGGAATTGTCGGCCCATCGCAACGACGCCGACCGCGGCCAGGCCTCCTTCGCCCGGATCATGACTGCCTGCAGTGCGATGATGCAGGCGATCGTCAATCTGCCGGAGCCAGTGATTGCCGCCGTGCAGGGCGTCGCCACCGCAGCCGGTTGCCAGCTGGTGGCCAGTTGTGATCTCGCGCTCGCCTCCGAGCAGGCGACTTTCGCGACGCCCGGCGTCGATATCGGGTTGTTCTGCTCGACGCCGATGGTGGCGCTGAGCCGCAACGTGCCGCGCAAGCACGCGATGCATATGCTGCTCACCGGCGAGCCGGTGAGCGCCGCCACGGCGCGCGACATCGGCCTGATCAACCGCGTGGTGCCGGCCGGCACCGAACGCGACGCCGCAATCGCGCTCGCCCGGACAATCGCCGGCAAGTCGGCCCACACCGTCAAGATCGGCAAGGCGGCGTTCTACCGCCAGGCGGAAATGAACCTGGCCGACGCCTATCTGTATGCCTCGCAGGTGATGACGCAGAACATGATGGCGGAGGATGCCGAGGAAGGCATCGGCGCCTTCATCGCCAAGCGGACGCCGCAATGGAAGGATCGCTGA
- a CDS encoding CoA-binding protein, with amino-acid sequence MNHDSYPDDYIREILSSVKTIAMVGASPQNVRPSYFAFKYLAERGYDMIPVNPGQLGKSLLGKPFVASLRDIDRPVDMVDIFRSSEHIAPLLDEALTLAPLPKVIWMQLGARDDEAAAKAEAAGLKVVMNRCPKIEYGRLSSEISWMGVNSRTISAKRGPVPTQGMRLSLNRASVAGGNTVMSDRAARAKNDPV; translated from the coding sequence ATGAACCACGACTCTTATCCCGACGATTACATCCGCGAGATTCTCAGCAGCGTGAAGACCATCGCGATGGTCGGCGCCTCGCCACAGAATGTGCGGCCGAGCTATTTCGCGTTCAAATATCTCGCCGAGCGCGGCTACGACATGATTCCGGTGAACCCCGGTCAGTTGGGCAAGAGTCTGCTCGGCAAACCCTTCGTGGCATCGCTGCGCGACATCGATCGGCCGGTCGACATGGTCGACATCTTCCGCAGCTCCGAACATATCGCGCCGCTGCTCGACGAGGCGCTGACGCTGGCGCCGCTGCCCAAGGTGATCTGGATGCAGCTCGGCGCCCGCGACGACGAAGCCGCCGCCAAGGCCGAAGCCGCCGGCCTCAAGGTGGTGATGAACCGCTGCCCCAAGATCGAATATGGCCGGCTGTCGTCGGAGATTTCCTGGATGGGCGTCAATTCCCGCACCATCAGCGCCAAGCGCGGTCCGGTGCCGACCCAGGGGATGCGATTGTCGCTGAATCGCGCCAGCGTCGCCGGCGGCAACACGGTGATGTCGGATCGTGCGGCGCGCGCGAAGAACGATCCCGTCTGA
- a CDS encoding O-acetylhomoserine aminocarboxypropyltransferase, which yields MTERTPGFATLAVHAGAQPDPTTGARVTPIYQTSSFVFNDADHAASLFGLQAFGNIYTRITNPTTAVLEERVAALEGGTAALATASGHAAQMVVFQQLLKPGDEFIAARKLYGGSINQFKHAFQSFGWNVVWADPDDPESFARAVTPKTKAIFIESIANPSGSITDIEAIAEVARNAGVPLIVDNTLATPYLIRPIDHGADIVVHSLTKFLGGHGNSLGGIIVDAGTFDWSKDNKYPMLSEPRPEYHGIKIQETFGNFAFAIACRVLGLRDLGPALSPFNAFLIMTGIETLPLRMQKHCDNAKAVAEFLSTHAAVAEVNYAGLPASPYNKFARKYAPKGAGAVFTFSLKGGYDAGVALVSNLKLFSHLANVGDTRSLVIHPASTTHSQLDDAQKTAAGAAPNVVRLSIGIEDKEDLIADLAQALGG from the coding sequence ATGACCGAACGTACCCCCGGCTTTGCCACCCTCGCCGTCCATGCCGGCGCGCAGCCCGATCCCACCACCGGCGCTCGGGTCACGCCGATCTACCAGACCAGCTCGTTCGTGTTCAACGACGCCGATCACGCCGCGTCCTTGTTCGGTCTGCAGGCTTTCGGCAACATCTATACCCGCATCACCAACCCGACCACGGCGGTCTTGGAAGAGCGCGTCGCGGCGCTCGAAGGCGGCACCGCAGCGCTCGCCACCGCATCCGGCCACGCCGCGCAGATGGTGGTGTTCCAGCAGCTGCTCAAGCCCGGCGACGAATTCATCGCGGCGCGCAAACTCTATGGCGGCTCGATCAACCAGTTCAAGCACGCCTTCCAGAGCTTCGGCTGGAACGTGGTGTGGGCCGATCCGGACGATCCGGAGAGCTTCGCCCGCGCGGTGACACCGAAGACCAAGGCGATCTTCATCGAATCAATCGCCAATCCCTCCGGCAGCATCACCGACATCGAGGCAATCGCCGAAGTCGCCCGCAATGCCGGCGTACCGCTGATCGTCGACAACACGCTGGCGACGCCCTATCTGATCCGCCCGATCGACCACGGCGCCGACATCGTGGTGCATTCGCTGACCAAATTCCTCGGCGGCCACGGCAATTCGCTGGGCGGCATCATCGTCGACGCCGGCACCTTCGACTGGTCGAAGGACAACAAATATCCGATGCTGAGCGAGCCGCGGCCGGAATATCACGGCATCAAGATCCAGGAGACGTTCGGCAATTTCGCCTTCGCGATCGCCTGCCGGGTGCTCGGCCTGCGCGACCTCGGCCCGGCGCTGTCGCCGTTCAACGCCTTCCTGATCATGACCGGGATCGAGACGCTGCCGCTGCGGATGCAGAAGCATTGCGACAACGCCAAGGCGGTCGCCGAATTCCTCTCCACCCATGCGGCGGTGGCGGAGGTGAATTATGCCGGCCTGCCGGCGAGCCCCTACAACAAATTCGCGCGCAAATATGCGCCGAAGGGTGCCGGCGCGGTGTTCACCTTCAGCCTCAAGGGCGGCTACGATGCCGGCGTGGCGCTGGTGTCGAATCTGAAGCTGTTCTCGCATCTGGCCAATGTCGGCGACACCCGCTCGCTGGTGATCCATCCGGCCTCGACCACCCACAGCCAGCTCGACGACGCCCAGAAGACTGCCGCCGGCGCGGCGCCCAATGTGGTGCGGCTGTCGATCGGGATCGAGGACAAGGAAGATCTGATCGCCGATCTCGCGCAGGCGCTCGGCGGCTGA
- a CDS encoding TMEM175 family protein — translation MSIGQIELRRLEQLSNTIFGVAMTLLAYQAPREKFVGADPQWHELWRVYGAFGSTLLLSFIVAGMFWMSHQQRLAYASHATRGEVILNLLFLLSIVLLPVTCGLYGNNFEARNVTILYSANLLLIALFNTTLWTIAAVRRRDWPTLITPIFSLLLFVVALGVSLIDPRFPKFIWPIAFLTPALAAYVERRRSRPSTPIPADAPPD, via the coding sequence ATGAGCATCGGTCAGATCGAGCTGCGGCGGTTGGAGCAGCTCAGCAATACCATCTTCGGCGTCGCGATGACGCTGCTGGCCTATCAGGCGCCGCGCGAAAAATTCGTCGGTGCCGATCCGCAGTGGCACGAGCTCTGGCGCGTCTACGGCGCCTTCGGCTCGACCCTGCTGCTCAGCTTCATCGTAGCCGGGATGTTCTGGATGAGCCACCAGCAGCGGCTGGCCTATGCCAGCCATGCCACCCGCGGCGAGGTGATTCTCAATCTGCTCTTCCTGCTGTCGATCGTGCTGCTGCCGGTGACCTGCGGCCTGTACGGCAACAATTTCGAGGCGCGGAATGTCACCATCCTGTACAGCGCCAATCTGTTGCTGATCGCGCTGTTCAACACCACGCTGTGGACCATCGCGGCGGTGCGGCGCCGGGACTGGCCGACGCTGATCACACCGATATTCTCGCTGCTGTTGTTCGTTGTGGCGCTCGGCGTCAGCCTGATCGATCCTCGTTTTCCGAAATTCATATGGCCGATCGCATTCCTGACGCCGGCGCTTGCGGCCTATGTCGAGCGCCGCCGCAGCCGCCCGTCAA